The Microbulbifer sp. YPW1 genome contains a region encoding:
- a CDS encoding parallel beta-helix domain-containing protein, which yields MKTPAKLGVFLLAAMAAACSQDNASNNSNASASAETAAATADFQKQLLKQLIQAQSGDVIEIPEGRYELNRSLSLNVDGVTIRGAGMDKTILSFKNQIQGAEGLLVNASDFTIEGLAIEDTIGDALKVNEGKNIIIRDIRVEWTNGPATENGAYGIYPVQTENTLVEGTVAIGASDAGIYVGQSRNVIVRNNRAEFNVAGIEIENTIGADVYDNVATNNTGGILVFNMPNLPQPGHSTRVYNNKVYQNNTENFGHEGTPVAAVPAGSGVVINSNDFVEIFNNEISDNDTANVIVSSYFAAGYYSDKSTQENFDPYPEGIYIYDNTFTGGGSSPDHLELKALKVAKFGLTGSLPDVLWDGAVDSKKMVDGALPEALKLCIENEGVGIINIDVQNDFKNISTDIAAHNCSLKKLPQIVLDFDGEQEKPQEEQHAINEVVDA from the coding sequence ATGAAAACACCAGCCAAACTGGGTGTATTTTTACTTGCAGCGATGGCAGCCGCCTGTTCCCAGGACAATGCCTCAAACAATAGCAACGCCAGTGCCAGCGCGGAAACCGCAGCGGCTACCGCAGATTTTCAAAAGCAACTCCTAAAACAGCTGATTCAGGCGCAGTCCGGTGATGTCATTGAAATTCCGGAAGGGCGCTACGAGCTGAATCGCAGCCTTTCCCTGAATGTCGACGGGGTTACTATCCGCGGCGCGGGTATGGACAAGACCATCCTGTCTTTCAAAAACCAGATTCAGGGCGCAGAAGGCCTGCTGGTCAATGCCAGTGATTTCACTATTGAAGGTCTCGCTATTGAAGACACCATCGGCGACGCGCTGAAGGTCAACGAAGGCAAGAACATTATCATCCGCGACATTCGTGTGGAGTGGACCAATGGTCCCGCCACAGAAAACGGCGCCTACGGAATTTATCCGGTACAGACGGAAAATACTCTGGTGGAAGGTACCGTTGCCATCGGCGCATCTGACGCCGGCATCTATGTCGGGCAATCTCGCAATGTGATCGTGCGCAACAACCGTGCTGAATTTAACGTGGCGGGCATTGAGATTGAAAACACCATCGGTGCCGACGTCTACGACAACGTGGCGACCAACAATACCGGCGGTATCCTGGTATTCAACATGCCGAACCTGCCGCAACCGGGTCACAGCACCCGTGTGTATAACAACAAGGTGTACCAGAACAACACCGAGAACTTTGGTCACGAAGGCACTCCGGTGGCAGCGGTACCTGCGGGCTCCGGTGTGGTCATCAACTCCAATGATTTCGTGGAGATTTTCAACAACGAAATCTCAGACAACGATACTGCCAATGTGATCGTCAGCAGCTATTTTGCAGCCGGTTATTACAGCGACAAGTCCACCCAGGAAAACTTCGACCCCTATCCGGAAGGCATTTACATCTACGATAACACCTTCACTGGTGGCGGCTCCTCACCGGATCATCTGGAGCTGAAAGCGCTGAAAGTGGCCAAGTTCGGATTGACCGGCAGCTTGCCTGATGTTCTGTGGGACGGTGCTGTGGACAGCAAGAAAATGGTGGATGGCGCATTACCTGAAGCGCTCAAGCTGTGTATCGAGAACGAAGGGGTTGGCATCATCAACATCGATGTCCAGAACGACTTCAAGAATATCTCGACGGATATTGCTGCACACAATTGCAGCCTGAAAAAACTGCCGCAGATCGTACTGGATTTCGACGGCGAACAGGAAAAACCTCAGGAAGAGCAACACGCAATCAATGAGGTAGTCGATGCGTAA
- a CDS encoding SO2930 family diheme c-type cytochrome, giving the protein MRKLLLSKWLGAAAVALTLAGCGTSREPVTLHERNSVPDSLSQWHVVEALNGELSLNEGVVPYDLNTALFTDYAHKLRTVWMPEGTSADYGDEDFNYPVGTVISKTFYYPLGEDGSVLRTDDYSQDFAGSGLNLSKVKLIETRLLVKRADGWQALPYVWNDAQTDAVLEIAGEAKRLQLVSDDGSGEAFTYVVPDSNQCAGCHADNHTQKAVRPIGPRARHLNKSYAYESGSENQLAYWQQVGYLSGLPELAEVPRNVSYSDASASLEDRARSYLDINCGHCHNPSGAADTSGLMLHGSERDLRRLGVCKPPVAAGTGSGDRLFAIVPGSPEESILNFRVESTDPGAMMPELGRSLTHEEGTELLKAWIASMPGNCS; this is encoded by the coding sequence ATGCGTAAGCTGTTGTTGTCCAAGTGGTTGGGGGCCGCTGCGGTGGCCCTGACCCTTGCGGGCTGTGGTACATCCCGCGAACCGGTTACCCTGCACGAAAGAAATTCGGTACCGGATAGCCTGAGTCAGTGGCATGTGGTCGAGGCCCTAAACGGCGAGCTCTCGCTGAATGAAGGTGTTGTCCCCTATGACCTGAATACCGCGCTGTTTACGGATTACGCCCATAAGCTGCGTACCGTTTGGATGCCGGAAGGCACCAGTGCAGATTACGGCGATGAAGACTTCAATTACCCAGTGGGTACTGTAATCAGCAAGACGTTTTACTATCCGCTCGGCGAAGATGGCTCGGTACTGCGCACAGATGACTACTCTCAGGACTTTGCCGGCAGCGGCCTAAACCTGAGCAAGGTAAAGCTGATCGAGACACGCTTGCTGGTCAAGCGCGCGGACGGTTGGCAGGCGCTGCCTTATGTCTGGAACGACGCTCAGACCGATGCAGTACTGGAAATCGCGGGTGAGGCAAAACGCCTGCAGCTGGTCAGCGATGATGGCTCTGGCGAAGCATTCACCTACGTGGTGCCGGATTCAAACCAGTGTGCCGGTTGCCATGCGGACAACCACACACAAAAGGCGGTACGCCCCATTGGCCCGCGGGCCCGTCACCTGAACAAGTCTTACGCTTATGAAAGTGGCAGTGAGAACCAGCTGGCCTACTGGCAGCAGGTCGGCTACCTGAGTGGTCTGCCGGAGTTGGCCGAAGTGCCGCGCAATGTCAGCTATAGCGATGCCAGCGCGTCGCTGGAAGATCGCGCGCGCTCCTATCTGGATATCAATTGCGGCCATTGCCACAATCCCAGCGGCGCAGCCGATACCTCGGGGCTGATGTTGCACGGCAGTGAGCGTGACTTGCGCAGGCTCGGAGTGTGTAAACCGCCGGTGGCCGCAGGTACTGGCTCAGGTGATCGCCTGTTTGCCATTGTGCCGGGAAGCCCGGAAGAGTCGATTTTGAATTTCCGGGTCGAGTCGACGGATCCCGGTGCCATGATGCCGGAACTCGGACGCAGCCTCACCCATGAGGAAGGTACCGAGCTGCTGAAAGCCTGGATTGCTTCCATGCCGGGTAATTGCAGCTGA
- a CDS encoding transporter substrate-binding domain-containing protein codes for MDLVSTRRLHCCLILLVLLVISVSGCQRDAASGSPTPADTEKAANQDSTGRQPVSEGESRQSDSKADIEAADQAIDTSEEEPAMRPATKGDLRPEANWPPETSGEYPINAYRNYTESGDLSQIRKHGKLRILVDISNTDSLHREATQQDIELSEAKRMAEHIGLEPVVLYAHNFDQLVPLLEAGKGDIIANNMVVTDARKQEVDFSIPTANTELVLVSRNNVKPVTESTDYKGKTLEVTKGTAYEALAREFVKKHPGLKLKVSETNYVELVINVSEGHLDFTIVENQVYNLVSQFKDNLIQNHIFPDERQMAWAIRKNSPELLEAVNDFVRHSKLTRTIDRSVGDLEEIRERGYIRVLTRNHPGTYYMWKGRIMGYEYELAQAFAKEQKLRLEIIVAPTHQDLLTMIRDGKADIAASLLSATERRDNSGMDFGRAYMREKVVVVGRDDDKIDSLEELAGRTIYVRKSANHYDIAMELKKKVPDVKIELAPEELNIQQVLDKVADKEYDLAIADDVSVKLEHSWRKNIDELIDLHVDDNVYGWMVRENNPELLKAVNKFFDKKSTQKKMAVLYTKYFDAPKRTRPEINELNADGTISPFDKFVKKYADEYDFDWRLVVAQMFQESTFNPKAKSWVGARGLMQVMPDTGKQVGEKNLFDPETSVRAGLKYLEWLHRKFEDKDISPENMMWFTLASYNAGLGHVYDAQDLAEEKGWDRRVWFDNVEKAMLLLSEKKYYEKARYGYARGQEPYDYVRKIQARYRTYVALLEDYKRRSDIETGYLLDYLYPEFLKAAHRATDIPFPGNT; via the coding sequence ATGGATTTGGTCTCTACACGCCGCCTTCACTGCTGCCTGATTCTGCTGGTGCTCCTGGTGATCTCAGTCTCCGGCTGCCAGCGGGATGCCGCTAGCGGTTCGCCGACACCTGCAGACACCGAAAAAGCAGCCAATCAAGACAGCACAGGCAGGCAACCCGTCTCAGAAGGTGAATCACGTCAGTCTGACAGCAAGGCTGACATAGAGGCAGCGGATCAGGCCATCGACACCAGCGAAGAAGAGCCCGCTATGCGCCCGGCGACCAAGGGCGATCTTCGCCCGGAAGCTAACTGGCCGCCGGAAACCAGTGGCGAATACCCCATAAATGCCTACCGCAACTACACGGAAAGTGGCGACCTCTCGCAGATTAGAAAACACGGAAAGCTGAGAATCCTCGTGGACATCTCCAATACCGACTCTCTCCATCGCGAGGCAACCCAGCAGGACATAGAGTTAAGTGAAGCCAAACGCATGGCCGAACACATCGGGCTGGAACCGGTCGTACTATATGCGCACAACTTTGATCAACTGGTTCCCCTGCTTGAGGCGGGCAAGGGAGACATCATCGCCAACAATATGGTGGTCACCGATGCGCGTAAGCAGGAAGTTGACTTTTCCATCCCCACTGCGAACACCGAACTGGTGCTGGTTTCCCGCAACAACGTCAAGCCGGTGACCGAATCGACAGACTATAAAGGCAAAACTCTAGAGGTAACCAAAGGTACCGCGTACGAAGCATTAGCACGGGAGTTTGTCAAAAAACATCCCGGCCTCAAGCTCAAGGTGTCCGAAACAAATTATGTTGAACTGGTAATCAATGTCTCCGAGGGGCATCTTGATTTCACTATTGTCGAAAATCAGGTGTATAACTTGGTGTCCCAGTTCAAGGACAATCTCATCCAGAATCATATATTTCCCGATGAGCGCCAGATGGCCTGGGCGATACGTAAAAACTCACCCGAGCTTCTGGAAGCGGTAAACGACTTCGTTCGTCACAGCAAGCTGACCCGCACTATCGATCGCTCGGTGGGAGACCTGGAAGAGATCCGCGAACGCGGTTACATACGGGTACTGACGCGCAATCACCCCGGCACCTACTATATGTGGAAAGGCCGAATCATGGGTTATGAATACGAGCTTGCCCAGGCGTTTGCCAAAGAGCAGAAACTGCGACTGGAAATCATTGTTGCACCGACCCATCAGGACCTGCTCACCATGATTCGAGATGGCAAAGCTGATATCGCAGCGAGTCTGCTTTCCGCCACTGAACGCAGGGACAACAGTGGCATGGACTTCGGCCGCGCCTACATGAGGGAGAAGGTAGTGGTCGTCGGTCGCGATGACGACAAGATCGACAGCCTGGAGGAATTGGCCGGACGAACTATCTATGTACGCAAGTCCGCCAATCACTACGATATCGCGATGGAGCTCAAAAAAAAGGTACCCGATGTCAAGATAGAACTGGCGCCAGAGGAGCTAAATATCCAGCAGGTTCTGGACAAGGTAGCAGACAAGGAATACGACCTGGCCATCGCAGATGATGTCTCGGTAAAACTCGAGCATAGCTGGCGAAAAAACATAGATGAATTGATTGACCTGCACGTGGACGACAATGTCTACGGGTGGATGGTGCGGGAGAACAACCCGGAGTTGCTCAAGGCCGTGAACAAGTTCTTCGACAAAAAGAGCACTCAGAAAAAAATGGCAGTACTCTACACCAAGTACTTTGATGCACCCAAAAGAACCCGCCCCGAGATCAATGAACTGAACGCAGATGGCACCATCTCTCCTTTCGACAAGTTCGTGAAGAAATACGCGGACGAATACGATTTTGACTGGCGGCTGGTGGTCGCACAGATGTTCCAGGAGAGCACCTTCAATCCCAAAGCCAAATCCTGGGTCGGCGCTCGGGGCCTTATGCAGGTGATGCCAGACACAGGGAAGCAGGTGGGTGAGAAAAACCTGTTCGACCCGGAGACCAGCGTGCGCGCCGGACTCAAGTACCTGGAGTGGCTGCATCGCAAGTTCGAGGACAAGGACATCAGCCCGGAGAACATGATGTGGTTTACCCTCGCCTCCTACAATGCCGGACTGGGACATGTATACGATGCACAGGATCTGGCGGAAGAGAAAGGCTGGGATCGCAGGGTCTGGTTCGACAACGTCGAGAAAGCGATGCTATTGCTGTCGGAAAAGAAATATTACGAGAAGGCCCGCTACGGTTACGCTCGGGGTCAGGAGCCCTACGATTATGTGCGCAAGATTCAAGCGCGCTACCGCACCTATGTCGCGCTACTGGAAGACTACAAGCGCAGGAGCGACATCGAAACCGGATACCTGCTGGATTACCTTTACCCGGAATTCCTGAAAGCCGCACACCGGGCTACGGATATACCGTTTCCGGGCAACACCTGA
- a CDS encoding transporter substrate-binding domain-containing protein codes for MQQPASGQTNPKKGQADNPPKETGDAQNRDFETQDINITLLTDPGSSSLTPELAGEFPIDKIENYTETGDLDAIQRHGKLRILVDIGTIASLHRAATRQDLEIDQARRLAERLGLEPVVLYVNNFAQLIDYLNEGKGDIIANDLVITDERKKIIDFSIPVANTHLVLVSHKDAPDIDKNTDLKGKVLAVTRGTVYEARAHSFAKQHPGLEVKVVDTNYVDLAVEVSQKDFDFTILDDAPLSQVMQFLSDLKKNVIFPEERQIAWAIRKNSPLFMQAINEKIRHIKLTRTTQRSTGDLEEIKKRGILRAVTRNNPGSYFMWKGRVLGYEFELLEDFAKSQKLRLEVIVTPDHASFIQMLQDGKADIAANLLAPTQRRKDQGMAFSDATHSVKVGVVSRKEDDIKNLQDLSGRTIHLRKGSSHFDLFQRIQKRVPGVKLEQAPETMDIQEIFDQIAEKNYNHTFSDDITVNMERGWRDDIRFDLDLDDDHDHSWMVRKDNPELLKAINTFMASSKTVKRRKQLYTRYFNSPKPTRPEITKLTAKGEISPFDGLVQKYSQEYAFDWRLIVAQMFQESSFNPKAKSWVGARGLMQVMPDTGKQVGEKNLFNPENSVRAGIKYLEWLYRKFEDKGISPENMMWFTLASYNAGLGHVYDAQDLAEDKGWDRNVWFGNVENAMLLLSEKKYYRKARYGYARGKEPYDYVRKIESRYRTYVALLDAHQRKQGNDVTLASVLTLLFIGIIPRPLTPPARPWRFQENAARRKILRLLSRKPGD; via the coding sequence GTGCAGCAACCAGCATCTGGTCAGACCAACCCCAAAAAAGGCCAGGCAGATAACCCGCCCAAAGAAACAGGCGACGCACAGAATCGGGATTTCGAAACGCAGGACATCAACATAACACTGCTGACAGATCCGGGCAGTTCTTCCCTGACCCCGGAGCTGGCTGGTGAATTCCCTATCGATAAAATCGAGAACTACACGGAAACTGGCGACCTGGATGCAATTCAGAGACACGGCAAACTGCGTATTCTGGTAGATATCGGCACCATCGCCTCGTTGCACCGCGCCGCGACCCGTCAGGATCTTGAAATTGACCAGGCGAGGAGACTGGCAGAACGTCTCGGTCTCGAGCCGGTGGTCCTCTACGTTAATAACTTTGCTCAGCTGATCGATTACCTGAATGAAGGCAAGGGAGACATCATTGCCAATGACCTGGTAATCACTGACGAGCGCAAAAAGATAATCGACTTCTCGATTCCGGTGGCAAATACACATCTGGTTCTGGTTTCCCATAAGGACGCACCAGACATCGATAAAAATACCGATCTGAAAGGCAAGGTGCTTGCGGTAACCCGCGGCACTGTTTACGAGGCCCGCGCGCACAGTTTTGCCAAACAGCACCCGGGCCTTGAGGTCAAGGTTGTGGACACTAACTACGTGGACCTGGCGGTAGAGGTCTCGCAAAAAGATTTCGACTTCACCATCCTTGACGATGCGCCTCTCAGCCAGGTCATGCAATTTCTCAGTGATCTGAAGAAGAACGTTATTTTCCCCGAGGAGCGTCAGATTGCGTGGGCAATACGTAAGAACTCTCCCCTGTTCATGCAGGCCATCAACGAAAAGATACGTCACATAAAACTCACCCGAACCACCCAGCGCTCGACAGGCGATCTAGAGGAGATAAAGAAACGCGGTATCCTGCGTGCGGTGACACGCAATAACCCCGGCAGTTACTTCATGTGGAAAGGCCGGGTTCTCGGTTACGAATTCGAACTTCTCGAAGACTTTGCCAAGTCACAAAAGCTTCGCCTTGAAGTTATCGTTACGCCCGACCATGCATCCTTTATCCAGATGTTGCAGGACGGCAAGGCAGATATCGCGGCAAACCTGCTCGCACCTACCCAGAGACGCAAAGACCAGGGGATGGCTTTCAGTGACGCGACGCATTCGGTCAAGGTCGGTGTGGTATCCCGTAAAGAAGACGACATCAAGAACCTGCAGGACCTTTCTGGGCGCACCATACACCTGCGCAAAGGGAGCAGCCATTTTGATCTGTTCCAGAGAATTCAGAAACGTGTTCCCGGCGTTAAACTGGAACAGGCCCCGGAAACCATGGATATCCAGGAGATCTTCGATCAAATTGCAGAGAAGAATTACAATCACACATTCTCAGATGATATCACCGTAAATATGGAACGCGGGTGGCGCGATGACATTCGCTTTGACCTTGACCTGGACGATGATCACGATCACTCGTGGATGGTCCGAAAAGATAACCCGGAACTGCTCAAAGCGATCAATACATTTATGGCCAGCAGCAAAACCGTAAAACGGCGCAAGCAGCTCTACACAAGATATTTCAATTCCCCCAAACCCACGCGACCGGAAATTACAAAACTGACAGCAAAGGGCGAGATATCTCCTTTTGATGGCCTGGTACAGAAATATTCCCAAGAGTATGCGTTCGACTGGCGGCTTATCGTCGCTCAGATGTTCCAGGAGAGTAGCTTCAACCCGAAAGCAAAATCCTGGGTGGGCGCCAGAGGGTTGATGCAGGTGATGCCCGATACTGGAAAACAGGTGGGAGAGAAAAACCTGTTCAATCCGGAAAACAGCGTGCGCGCGGGGATCAAATATCTTGAGTGGCTATACCGCAAGTTCGAGGACAAAGGTATCAGTCCGGAAAACATGATGTGGTTTACCCTGGCATCCTACAACGCGGGACTGGGCCACGTTTACGATGCGCAGGATCTAGCGGAAGATAAAGGCTGGGACCGAAATGTTTGGTTCGGCAATGTCGAAAATGCCATGCTGCTGCTATCAGAGAAAAAGTACTATCGCAAGGCGCGCTATGGCTATGCGCGGGGCAAGGAGCCCTATGATTACGTGCGCAAGATCGAGTCACGCTATCGTACCTATGTCGCCCTGCTTGATGCCCATCAGCGGAAACAGGGCAACGATGTCACACTGGCATCCGTACTCACCTTGCTGTTCATCGGTATCATTCCGCGCCCGCTGACGCCTCCGGCCCGACCCTGGCGCTTTCAGGAAAATGCGGCGCGCAGGAAAATTTTGCGCCTACTTTCCCGGAAACCCGGCGATTGA
- a CDS encoding TetR/AcrR family transcriptional regulator — protein MTLDNGKSELVYHGRKAQRADSRQRRKAILEATLRLIVKEGIRGIRHRAVAKEAAVPLAATTYYFKDLNDLISDAFTYFIEQNIDETRALREESFEVARQLTPEQLAAPAGRRQLIQQLTRFVLMHIRSQASNRDHRVIELAFKNEALRNEQLTRAVRMANQATENMIVEFFELLKLTDPVAAAQICHGTILNLEFQVLSGAVAIDSPLLERAVTLMVKGLIPATADAPATSPLLQPQDT, from the coding sequence ATGACTTTAGACAATGGAAAGTCTGAACTGGTCTACCATGGGCGTAAAGCCCAGCGCGCCGACAGCCGTCAACGCCGCAAAGCCATTCTCGAAGCGACCCTGCGTCTGATCGTCAAAGAAGGTATCCGTGGTATCCGTCACCGTGCCGTGGCAAAAGAAGCCGCCGTACCACTGGCAGCAACCACTTATTACTTCAAAGATCTGAACGACCTGATCAGCGACGCCTTTACCTATTTCATAGAACAAAACATCGATGAGACTCGAGCACTTCGGGAAGAGAGCTTCGAGGTCGCCCGCCAGCTGACACCAGAGCAACTCGCCGCCCCCGCCGGTCGCCGCCAGCTGATTCAACAGCTCACTCGTTTCGTGTTGATGCATATCCGCTCCCAGGCCAGCAACCGTGACCACCGGGTGATCGAGCTTGCATTCAAGAACGAAGCGCTGCGCAACGAGCAACTCACCCGCGCCGTTCGTATGGCCAACCAGGCCACGGAAAACATGATCGTGGAATTCTTTGAGCTACTGAAACTCACAGACCCGGTCGCAGCGGCACAGATCTGTCACGGCACCATTCTCAACCTGGAATTCCAGGTGCTGAGCGGCGCCGTCGCCATCGACTCTCCTTTACTGGAGCGTGCGGTCACCCTGATGGTCAAGGGACTGATTCCCGCCACTGCAGACGCACCCGCCACGAGCCCTCTGCTCCAGCCACAGGACACCTGA
- a CDS encoding electron transport complex subunit E translates to MATPSYSEITHNGLWKNNPALVQLLGLCPLLAVTGSVVNAIGLGLATTAVLACSNLAVSLVRHQMPETVRLPASVMIIATFVTCAELLMKAFTYELYLVLGIFIPLIVTNCAILGRADAFASKNPVLPSLLDGLMMGAGFSAVLIVIGAVREIIGRGTLFSDMDLLLGPIAANWTLPVLGQDYSGFLVAVLPPGAFLVAGLLIAAKNAIDAGIERRRQAEVNIVKGSKRVRTTGKIQ, encoded by the coding sequence ATGGCAACCCCGAGCTACAGTGAAATCACCCACAACGGCCTGTGGAAAAACAATCCGGCACTCGTGCAGCTGCTGGGGCTCTGCCCGCTGCTGGCGGTCACCGGCTCGGTGGTGAATGCCATCGGCCTCGGCCTCGCCACGACCGCGGTACTCGCCTGCTCCAACCTAGCTGTATCACTGGTGCGCCATCAGATGCCGGAAACCGTACGCCTGCCCGCATCGGTGATGATCATCGCCACTTTCGTTACCTGTGCCGAATTGCTGATGAAGGCATTTACCTACGAGTTGTATCTGGTCTTGGGTATTTTTATTCCGTTGATCGTAACCAACTGTGCGATCCTCGGCCGGGCCGATGCCTTCGCCAGTAAAAACCCGGTACTGCCATCCCTGCTGGATGGCCTGATGATGGGGGCCGGTTTCAGCGCGGTACTGATTGTCATTGGTGCTGTGCGGGAAATTATCGGCCGCGGCACCTTATTCAGCGATATGGATCTGCTGCTCGGGCCCATCGCCGCAAACTGGACCCTACCGGTGCTGGGACAGGATTACTCCGGTTTTCTGGTCGCGGTACTTCCTCCCGGTGCCTTCCTGGTCGCCGGCCTGTTGATCGCAGCAAAAAATGCTATCGATGCAGGCATCGAACGTCGCCGTCAGGCCGAAGTCAATATCGTCAAGGGAAGCAAACGGGTGCGTACCACCGGGAAAATCCAGTAA
- the rsxG gene encoding electron transport complex subunit RsxG — MLKRSIGSNAAILALFALVTAGTLAVTQITTREPIERAIREAAAKALLEIIPIERHSNDLLVDTYPIPKQYWALLGLKQGGNINLAREGNDTIDAVIIPTVAPDGYSGPIRMLVGVNRDGTIAGVRVTNHAETPGLGDKVEVKKSDWILSFNGKSLEDPGRAMWKVEKDGGAFDQFTGATITPRAVVNQVRKVLDFVAEHQQEIFSAPVSKRAVEIDPAQSEQEND, encoded by the coding sequence ATGCTGAAACGCTCCATCGGTAGCAACGCGGCCATTCTGGCGCTGTTTGCACTGGTTACCGCCGGCACCCTCGCTGTCACCCAGATCACCACCCGCGAGCCCATCGAACGCGCTATCCGCGAAGCGGCTGCCAAGGCGCTACTGGAGATCATTCCCATCGAACGCCATAGCAACGACCTGCTGGTGGACACCTACCCGATTCCAAAGCAGTACTGGGCCCTACTGGGACTGAAACAGGGCGGGAATATCAATCTGGCGCGCGAGGGCAATGACACCATCGATGCGGTAATCATCCCCACCGTGGCTCCGGACGGTTACTCCGGCCCCATCCGTATGCTGGTAGGGGTCAACCGAGACGGCACCATCGCCGGTGTCCGGGTCACCAACCACGCGGAGACACCCGGTCTCGGTGACAAAGTAGAAGTTAAAAAGAGCGACTGGATTCTGTCCTTCAACGGCAAGTCCCTGGAAGATCCCGGCCGCGCTATGTGGAAAGTAGAAAAAGACGGCGGCGCTTTTGACCAGTTCACCGGTGCCACCATCACCCCGCGGGCTGTGGTCAACCAAGTGCGCAAGGTGCTGGATTTCGTCGCCGAGCATCAACAGGAGATTTTCAGCGCACCGGTGTCGAAGCGCGCGGTTGAAATTGACCCGGCGCAGTCCGAGCAGGAGAACGACTGA
- the rsxD gene encoding electron transport complex subunit RsxD has product MSLMRVTSPHAHSGQSTAKVMLQVAAATIPGVLALVVFFGPGVLFNIALCTATALLTEAAVMKLRGRPVGFYLKDYSALVTALLLGIALPPYCPWWIPVIGSISAILLAKQLYGGMGYNPFNPAMVGYVVLLISFPVEMTRWVAPAELINGTPGLGETFSLIFGNMSVDGFTRATPLEIVRHNQSTILAQLYEMEPMFSNGEIAGAGWEMANFGFLLGGLFLLFRRLITWHAPVAMLATLALLSVVFYDGGSSLSEGSPLLHLFSGATMLGAFFIVTDPVSGCTSNRGRLVFGAGVGLLVFVIRAWGAYPDAVAFAVLLMNFAAPFIDNYTLPRTYGHKAARKATDLEEQ; this is encoded by the coding sequence ATGTCCCTGATGCGAGTTACATCCCCTCACGCCCACTCCGGCCAGAGCACTGCCAAGGTAATGCTGCAGGTGGCGGCGGCGACGATTCCCGGCGTGCTGGCGCTGGTGGTCTTCTTCGGTCCCGGCGTGCTGTTCAATATCGCCCTGTGTACCGCCACGGCACTGCTCACCGAAGCGGCGGTGATGAAACTGCGCGGGCGCCCGGTAGGCTTTTACCTGAAGGATTACAGTGCACTGGTCACCGCACTGCTGCTGGGCATCGCCCTGCCCCCCTACTGTCCCTGGTGGATTCCCGTGATCGGCAGTATCAGCGCGATTCTGCTGGCCAAGCAGCTTTACGGCGGCATGGGGTACAACCCGTTCAACCCGGCAATGGTGGGCTATGTGGTACTGCTGATCAGTTTTCCCGTGGAAATGACCCGCTGGGTCGCACCCGCGGAACTGATCAACGGCACACCGGGACTTGGTGAAACCTTTTCCCTGATTTTCGGCAACATGAGCGTGGATGGCTTTACCCGCGCCACACCGCTGGAAATCGTGCGTCACAACCAGTCCACCATCCTCGCCCAGTTGTATGAAATGGAGCCCATGTTCAGCAACGGGGAAATTGCCGGGGCGGGCTGGGAGATGGCCAACTTCGGCTTCCTGCTCGGTGGCCTGTTCCTGCTGTTCCGTCGCCTGATTACCTGGCATGCTCCGGTGGCGATGCTCGCCACACTGGCGTTGCTGTCGGTAGTGTTCTACGACGGCGGCAGCTCCCTGAGTGAAGGCTCACCCCTGCTGCACCTGTTCTCCGGCGCCACCATGCTGGGCGCTTTCTTTATCGTCACCGACCCGGTGAGCGGCTGCACCAGCAACCGGGGACGACTGGTGTTCGGTGCCGGTGTAGGCCTGCTGGTATTCGTTATCCGCGCCTGGGGTGCCTACCCCGACGCCGTGGCTTTTGCGGTGCTGCTGATGAACTTTGCCGCCCCCTTTATCGATAATTACACCCTGCCGCGCACTTACGGTCACAAGGCTGCGCGCAAGGCGACCGACCTGGAGGAACAGTAA